A single region of the Bacteroidota bacterium genome encodes:
- a CDS encoding S41 family peptidase — protein MFTFKNIVVSIKKYKIVFAFLIVGLVSFKGVDTYFEISKNMDLFSTVFKEINTYYVDEIDAGKLTKKAIDEMLNTLDPYTNYISEAEAEDFRFQMTGQYGGVGAQIGTKGDYVVVTDPYEGYPAQKEGLLPGDLIVAVEGKTTKGKNTTEISKLLKGQAGSKVNITISRNGVETKKTLTREEIKVKNVPYFGMINNETGYIKLSGFTNDAGEEVRNAFIDLKKNNNLKNIVLDVRGNPGGLLHEAVNIVNIFVPQGQEVVSTKGKVKEWEKTYRTLNPSTDEAIPLVVLTNKNSASASEIVSGTIQDLDRGIIIGQKTFGKGLVQSTRPLNYNAQIKITTAKYYTPSGRCIQALDYSHKDEEGHAESVPDSLKKAFKTKIGRKVLDGGGVDPDIKVELKQLSKISESLMGKQLIFDFATYYRNKNASIADAKTFKLSEADFDDFKKFIADKDYAYSTATETALLEVKKKAEDEKYFDAIKTQFESIKQSLNHDKLADIDKNKKEIIELLEEEIVRRYYFQKGKIEAGFAHDNDIQEALKIFADKNAYQKTLTVAKP, from the coding sequence ATGTTTACATTTAAAAATATAGTTGTTTCTATTAAAAAATATAAAATAGTTTTTGCCTTTTTAATCGTTGGCTTAGTGTCATTTAAAGGGGTTGATACTTACTTTGAAATTTCTAAAAACATGGATTTGTTTTCTACTGTTTTTAAGGAAATAAATACGTACTACGTAGATGAAATAGATGCGGGTAAACTAACCAAAAAGGCTATTGACGAAATGTTAAATACGCTGGATCCTTACACCAATTATATTAGCGAGGCGGAAGCGGAAGATTTCAGGTTTCAAATGACCGGGCAATATGGTGGTGTGGGTGCACAAATTGGAACCAAAGGCGACTATGTAGTTGTTACCGATCCATACGAAGGTTATCCTGCACAAAAGGAAGGTTTGTTACCGGGCGATTTAATTGTGGCTGTAGAGGGAAAAACAACCAAAGGCAAAAACACTACTGAAATAAGCAAATTGTTAAAAGGCCAGGCCGGAAGCAAAGTAAATATAACTATTAGCCGTAATGGGGTTGAAACGAAAAAAACACTTACACGTGAAGAAATTAAAGTGAAAAATGTACCCTACTTTGGTATGATTAACAATGAAACCGGTTATATTAAACTAAGTGGTTTTACCAATGATGCGGGCGAAGAGGTTCGCAATGCTTTTATTGATTTAAAGAAAAATAATAACTTAAAAAATATAGTACTGGATGTAAGGGGAAATCCGGGTGGCTTACTACACGAAGCTGTTAATATTGTAAATATTTTTGTACCGCAAGGACAAGAAGTGGTAAGCACTAAAGGTAAAGTTAAGGAATGGGAAAAAACCTACAGAACTTTAAATCCTAGTACTGATGAAGCTATTCCTTTGGTGGTTTTAACCAATAAAAATTCAGCATCGGCATCGGAAATTGTAAGTGGTACTATTCAAGACTTAGACAGGGGGATTATTATTGGCCAAAAAACTTTTGGAAAAGGATTGGTACAATCTACCCGACCATTAAACTACAATGCACAAATAAAAATTACAACTGCTAAATACTACACACCAAGCGGTCGTTGCATTCAGGCGCTTGATTACTCTCACAAGGACGAAGAAGGCCATGCAGAAAGTGTACCTGACAGTTTAAAGAAAGCTTTTAAAACAAAAATTGGCCGTAAGGTACTTGATGGTGGTGGTGTTGACCCTGATATAAAAGTGGAGTTGAAACAACTATCTAAAATTAGTGAGAGTTTAATGGGTAAACAATTGATTTTTGATTTTGCTACTTACTACAGAAACAAAAATGCAAGCATTGCCGATGCTAAGACTTTTAAATTAAGCGAGGCTGATTTTGACGACTTTAAAAAGTTTATTGCTGATAAAGATTACGCCTATAGTACTGCTACGGAAACAGCCTTATTGGAAGTGAAAAAGAAAGCAGAGGATGAAAAATATTTTGATGCTATTAAAACACAATTTGAAAGTATTAAACAAAGTTTAAACCATGATAAACTGGCTGATATTGATAAAAACAAAAAAGAAATTATTGAATTATTAGAGGAAGAAATAGTAAGAAGATATTATTTCCAAAAAGGTAAAATTGAAGCTGGTTTCGCACACGACAATGATATACAGGAAGCATTAAAAATATTTGCTGATAAAAATGCTTACCAAAAAACACTAACTGTAGCTAAACCATAA